The sequence below is a genomic window from Cobetia sp. cqz5-12.
CACCCCGTCAGTATCGATATGGGCCTCGCCCGAGTGCTGTGCGTGGCCAGGCGTCTCGGTCTGGTCGGGGCGGGCGCGCGTCGGCTCGGTGGCCGCATCATTACCGTGGCGGGCACCAACGGCAAGGGCTCGACGGTTGCCATGCTCGAGGCGCTGGGGCGTGCCCACGGGCTGAGTACCGCCACCTATACCTCTCCGCACCTGCTGCATTACAACGAGCGTCTGAGCTTCAATGGTCAAGACGTCAGTGATGCGGCACTGGTCACGGCCTTCGAGCAGGTCGATTCCGCGCGCCACTCCGGGCTGTCAGCCAGTGGTGAGGCGGTGGATGACGAGGGCGTGATCAGCCTGACCTACTTCGAGGCCGGCACGCTGGCCGGGCTATGGCTGATCGCTCAGCAGCAACCGCAGCTCGCGATTCTGGAAGTCGGCCTGGGCGGGCGTCTGGACGCCGTCAACATCATCGATTGTGATGTCGCGATGATCATCACGGTCGCGCAGGACCATGCCGCGTTTCTTGGCACCGACCTGGAGAACATCGGCTTCGAGAAGGCCGGTATTCTGCGCGCCGGCAAACCGGCCGTGTTCGGCTCGGATGTGCTGCCCGCCAGTTGCGCGGCGCATGCTCGCTCGCTGGGCGTCACACCGCAGGTGCTGTGGCAGGACTTTCGCTGGCAGGCCGCGGCTGAATTTGTAAATGGCAGTGTGGATGGCAGCACGGACCATTCGGCTACCTCGCAATGGCAATGGCAGCGCCTGTCGGTACCGGCGCTGACGTTCGATGCGCTGCCAGACCCGGGCTTGCCGCGGGACAATGCGGCCAGTGCGCTCAATGCTCTGGTCGAGGCCGGTATCGAGCTCAACGCCGAATGCGTGCAGCAGGCCATGGCGAGCGTCAAGCTCAAGGGGCGCATGCAGTGGCTGAGTCGTCACGGGCGTGACTGGTGTCTGGATGTCGGCCATAAC
It includes:
- a CDS encoding bifunctional folylpolyglutamate synthase/dihydrofolate synthase; translation: MAEQGSAPASCSTDEVLQPSSLPPLDAASWQLSPLHDAVPRGLSLDEWLTRLEHQHPVSIDMGLARVLCVARRLGLVGAGARRLGGRIITVAGTNGKGSTVAMLEALGRAHGLSTATYTSPHLLHYNERLSFNGQDVSDAALVTAFEQVDSARHSGLSASGEAVDDEGVISLTYFEAGTLAGLWLIAQQQPQLAILEVGLGGRLDAVNIIDCDVAMIITVAQDHAAFLGTDLENIGFEKAGILRAGKPAVFGSDVLPASCAAHARSLGVTPQVLWQDFRWQAAAEFVNGSVDGSTDHSATSQWQWQRLSVPALTFDALPDPGLPRDNAASALNALVEAGIELNAECVQQAMASVKLKGRMQWLSRHGRDWCLDVGHNPHAASYLASRLAAHDLRCARDPATRPRRALLAMLGDKDAAGVIQALAPVVDGFVVATLDGERSRQASELASVVRHCGGAVLAECETVTAAAEWLARETSAGEVLVCGSFFTVGEALMWLDAQA